A genomic region of Anopheles coustani chromosome 3, idAnoCousDA_361_x.2, whole genome shotgun sequence contains the following coding sequences:
- the LOC131271453 gene encoding uncharacterized protein LOC131271453: protein MEPGPPGSTSTAPVGAGGSGSGGVVGALSGGSGAGGPIVGGVGGTGAGVVTRPPITALFREIHKNTWLRRLSGDSRRPSVLNKKPDRYWVVFCVHDDCEALLEGYSDPRQAPSHAPEWSLSLQTVQHISHALVSVEQEFEFVITLGSEVARFNANTWECMQEWVECLRAKLREMKLLSPKENLYSRLPEARPPLAPTRDPTSPLPATPPVPAALVPGIERVQHHHINQTAAAGPSGHSSLGPVGLASSSVAPQTASLPPLLANNGSASNTGTTSSTSSSSSSSSSSSSSSSSSSSSSSSSGSYSSTLTSISSCVNGGPPAMSNTSTQNLMNLLSNPLQAVSSISAQSKSGPAPQPPDNVSLVSCSSSGSSSAASEAAGGGLEELSEDLHKRIINPNTVATPSSLNLPKPQKIITRENGHAHSASSLSGTAVNATHPHHHPVVTLASGSSPPVTSSLATTFVNNVLADPSGTAGASVKRSGAAADKLLLDVRGGPCDRTGGGDDDDGNERDAKKDAADVGRRKAENNGDGVAEARPTPVQRQHLQHASENAQTGVASNGYGGECTSSAATTTSLADAIGGMQSTPKAAAASCSGILPVGSSSANGARAEAKRTRRKISPLAMQSLSPSTSNEEPPSNVTIIQVSNSSVTTTPSPTVTTSPKPVSRFIFTKAKPMTMTTPAVIVKDSGTGSNGDSLASDHNYRSNVQIIPSNVEYERQQPVASTEDHHLMQPSIIASINEQQITTVTVPNVSKSVPMPAVKAAAAPPPSLKAPVTSVAATVQVAVATSSTPIKGPENNFGTVTQIAVNSSPNQQHYEQVFLSTTLTPPSVQVTTSLGGGRGIDGATDQLVSVTPVGVKPAAGNRSSKVLLLSKQPRSSSHSEIALPGRAPTKGGSDKENHVQHHPSSTASTSKQLGGVQPSASSPAVPLHLTGGSPSKRPAVDRNIYTPHPQRAPLLQRGLTELVLSTRASPSATAGPEHPALNGGRSRRPPVESKMIRNEPLPPEQRRRSSSTSDARQEHPARTNGTQPGVPTAGGGGVVGRLQSPPQPFRPHHQLINVPEGQMANGGVGVGMTPAQIGGGGPNRKLTLREQQVFQLRREMMHPGGVRLQLRRKDCINSIGLVDAFGAVWVAGWKQKEHPVLYNALHIGDQLISVAGVAIASSADAHKTIRAAPGLFVELIIRRVPFGRVYAIRREMDGQCLGLIRDGNTATIVDVVPNSLAARHGLPPKAKSCDGLSLTFWVLTEINGRPLNLFFKEHEIRDRLNAVGREISILVQPADLVTKLKKQLKSLRGHKDFIVQ, encoded by the exons AAACCGGACCGGTATTGGGTGGTGTTTTGCGTCCACGACGACTGCGAGGCGCTGCTGGAAGGCTACAGTGACCCGCGGCAGGCGCCCTCGCACGCCCCCGAGTGGTCCCTGTCGCTGCAAACGGTGCAGCATATCTCGCACGCGCTGGTGTCGGTGGAGCAGGAGTTCGAATTTGTGATAACGCTCGGCAGCGAGGTGGCCCGCTTCAATGCCAACACCTGGGAGTGCATGCAGGAGTGGGTGGAGTGTCTGCGGGCGAAGCTGCGCGAGATGAAGCTGCTGTCGCCGAAGGAGAACCTCTACTCGCGCCTACCGGAAGCGCGACCGCCGCTGGCGCCGACGCGCGACCCGACCTCCCCGCTCCCGGCCACCCCGCCCGTCCCGGCCGCCCTCGTGCCGGGCATCGAGCGGGTTCAGCATCACCATATCAACCAGACGGCGGCAGCGGGCCCGTCCGGTCATAGTTCCTTGGGCCCGGTCGGATTGGCTTCCAGTTCGGTCGCGCCACAAACCGCCTCACTGCCGCCCCTGCTGGCGAACAACGGTAGCGCCTCCAACACTGGTACCACCAGCTCaacatcatcttcatcgtcctcctcatcatcatcgtcttcgtcatcgtcgtcatcgtcgtcatcatcgtcgtcatcaggCAGCTACTCATCGACGCTCACGTCCATATCGTCCTGCGTCAATGGCGGTCCGCCCGCCATGTCCAACACCTCCACGCAGAATCTCATGAACCTCCTGTCGAACCCACTGCAGGCGGTCAGCAGTATTAGCGCCCAGAGCAAAAGCGGACCAGCACCACAGCCGCCGGATAACGTGTCGCTCGTGTCCTGCTCCTCCTCCGGATCTTCCTCGGCGGCCTCCGAGGCAGCAGGAGGCGGGCTCGAGGAGCTGTCCGAGGATCTGCACAAGCGCATCATCAACCCGAACACCGTCGCAACGCCGAGCTCATTGAATTTACCGAAACCGCAAAAAATAATCACCCGGGAAAATGGACATGCCCACAGTGCGTCGTCACTGAGCGGCACTGCGGTCAACGCCAcccatcctcatcatcatccggtGGTGACGTTGGCTTCCGGATCGTCCCCGCCCGTCACCTCCTCCCTGGCGACCACCTTCGTGAACAACGTGCTGGCGGATCCGTCCGGAACGGCCGGTGCGTCGGTGAAGCGGTCCGGAGCTGCCGCCGATAAGCTGCTGCTTGACGTCCGAGGTGGCCCCTGTGACCGAACCGGCGGtggtgacgatgacgatggaaACGAGCGCGATGCGAAGAAAGACGCCGCCGATG TTGGTCGCCGAAAAGCGGAGAACAACGGGGACGGCGTCGCTGAGGCACGGCCAACGCCCGTCCAGCGGCAGCATCTGCAGCACGCGTCGGAAAACGCCCAAACCGGAGTGGCCAGCAATGGCTACGGTGGCGAATGCACGTCATCGGCGGCGACCACTACATCATTGGCCGATGCCATTGGAGGAATGCAATCGACACCGAAAGCGGCCGCCGCCTCGTGCAGTGGCATCCTGCCGGTAGGATCATCTTCAGCGAACGGGGCAAG AGCGGAAGCGAAACGTACGCGACGAAAAATCTCCCCTTTGGCCATGCAATCCCTCTCGCCGTCGACGTCGAACGAGGAACCGCCATCGAACGTCACCATCATTCAAGTTTCGAACAGCAGCGTCACGACGACCCCCTCGCCGACTGTGACGACCTCCCCGAAGCCGGTGTCTCGGTTCATCTTCACGAAGGCCAAACCGATGACAATGACGACCCCGGCCGTCATCGTAAAGGACAGTGGAACCGGCAGCAACGGCGACAGTCTTGCGTCCGATCATAACTACCGTAGCAATGTGCAAATCATTCCGTCCAATGTCGAGTACGAGCGGCAGCAGCCCGTCGCCAGTACGGAGGATCATCATCTGATGCAACCATCGATCATCGCTTCGATCAATGAGCAGCAGATCACCACCGTTACGGTGCCGAACGTGTCCAAATCCGTACCGATGCCGGCGGTGAAGGCAGCAgcggcaccaccaccatccctTAAGGCACCGGTCACAAGTGTCGCCGCGACGGTCCAGGTGGCCGTCGCCACTTCGTCGACTCCGATCAAGGGACCGGAAAACAATTTCGGCACGGTAACACAGATCGCCGTAAATTCCAGCCCTAACCAGCAGCATTACGAGCAGGTTTTTCTCTCAACGACCCTCACGCCCCCATCCGTCCAGGTGACGACGTCGTTGGGAGGTGGACGTGGTATCGATGGAGCGACGGACCAGCTAGTATCAGTGACTCCGGTCGGCGTGAAACCGGCGGCAGGCAATAGGAGCAGCAAGGTGTTGCTCCTGAGCAAGCAGCCACGTTCGTCTAGTCATTCCGAGATCGCTCTACCCGGTCGGGCGCCAACCAAAGGTGGTAGTGATAAGGAGAACCATGTCCAGCATCACCCTAGCAGCACGGCGTCGACATCGAAGCAGCTGGGCGGTGTACAACCTTCGGCCAGCAGTCCCGCCGTGCCATTGCATCTAACTGGCGGGAGTCCTTCGAAACGGCCCGCGGTcgatcggaacatctacacaCCGCATCCGCAGAGGGCGCCTCTTTTGCAGCGCGGATTAACCGAGCTAGTGCTAAGCACGCGCGCATCCCCGTCGGCCACGGCAGGCCCGGAACACCCGGCACTGAACGGAGGGCGCAGTCGACGTCCGCCAGTGGAGAGCAAAATGATCCGCAATGAACCGCTCCCGCCGGAACAACGGCGTCGCAGTTCCTCAACGTCGGACGCGCGACAAGAGCACCCAGCGAGGACCAATGGAACACAGCCGGGAGTGCCCacagctggtggtggtggtgtggttgGACGCTTGCAATCCCCTCCCCAACCGTTTCGACCCCATCACCAGCTGATAAACGTCCCCGAGGGCCAGATGGCGAACGGTGGCGTTGGCGTTGGGATGACACCCGCCCAAATCGGTGGAGGTGGCCCAAATCGTAAGCTAACGCTCCGGGAGCAGCAGGTGTTCCAGTTACGCCGTGAAATGATGCACCCGGGTGGCGTTCGGCTTCAGTTGCGCCGCAAGGACTGCATCAACTCGATCGGGCTGGTCGATGCGTTCGGAGCGGTTTGGGTGGCCGGCTGGAAGCAGAAGGAGCATCCCGTTCTCTACAACGCATTACACATTGGCGATCAGCTGATCAGTGTAGCCGGTGTAGCGATCGCTTCGTCCGCCGATGCCCACAAGACGATACGAGCCGCACCGGGGTTGTTT GTCGAGCTTATTATCCGCCGGGTCCCGTTCGGCCGGGTATACGCCATTCGTCGGGAAATGGATGGGCAGTGTCTGGGGTTGATTCGCGATGGCAACACCGCTACCATTGTGGACGTTGTGCCAAACAGTCTCGCCGCCCGACACGGACTACCGCCGAAG GCAAAATCATGTGATGGATTGTCGCTGACGTTCTGGGTACTGACGGAAATTAACGGTCGTCCGTTGAATCTTTTCTTCAAGGAGCACGAAATACGCGACCGGTTGAATGCGGTCGGACGAGAAATTTCGATACTG GTCCAACCAGCAGATTTGGTGACGAAGCTGAAAAAACAGTTGAAATCACTACGCGGCCACAAGGATTTTATTGTGCAATAG
- the LOC131259716 gene encoding L-dopachrome tautomerase yellow-f2-like: MLLLGLVALVCGLFTVGPATAEKLQLVYQWSQMRSTANRSGSEIVMFTGNTVPTEARDEYNAYGNLPMGVTHYKGFLYVTIPRRRTGIPATLNRIDLARNPSVSGPALEPYPNLLANSLRTDFAADPKRIVSVYRTQVDRCGRLWFVDTGHLEYPGGAARQVQRPALWVINLASQSSVRRFEIPPEMVEFGYGIPNIEVDVSATDCDRAYAYIPDYEWQRLYVYGLTENRMWRFEHNYFSFEPRYGDFNVAGSRFVWRDGIFSVAVGGRWQQSDTERAVYLHSMASTSEIVVSNRVLQNETLAGLGNGVYASAFLHLGSRGPNTQSTSHAYDPTTGVLFYAEVNRNSIGCWNTNRPFTPDNHGIVHLDNEEMIYPADLKIDTEGTLWVISNRLPIWIYSRLNTTDINYRIWRQSAFKAAAGTICE, translated from the exons ATGTTGCTGCTGGGGCTGGTGGCCCTCGTGTGTGGTTTGTTTACCGTCGGGCCGGCAACGGCCGAGAAACTGCAGCTCGTGTACCAGTGGTCACAGATGCGGTCCACCGCCAACCGATCGG GGTCGGAGATCGTAATGTTCACGGGGAATACCGTACCGACGGAGGCAAGAGATGAATACAACGCGTACGGAAATCTACCGATGGGAGTGACGCACTATAAGGGATTCCTGTACGTTACCATTCCACGCCGCCGAACGGGTATTCCTGCTACGCTGAACCGGATAGATTTGGCCCGCAATCCGTCCGTGAGCGGGCCCGCGCTGGAACCATATCCGAATCTGCTGGCCAACTCGCTACGG ACTGACTTTGCCGCCGATCCGAAGCGAATCGTGTCCGTGTACCGTACCCAGGTGGATCGGTGCGGTCGGTTATGGTTTGTGGACACGGGCCACCTCGAGTATCCGGGCGGTGCGGCCCGCCAGGTACAACGGCCCGCCCTCTGGGTCATCAATCTGGCCAGCCAGTCGAGTGTGCGACGGTTCGAGATCCCGCCGGAGATGGTCGAATTCGGGTACGGCATCCCGAACATCGAGGTGGACGTAAGCGCAACCGACTGCGATCGGGCGTACGCGTACATTCCCGACTACGAGTGGCAACGGCTGTATGTGTACGGGCTGACCGAGAACCGGATGTGGCGGTTCGAGCACAACTACTTCTCGTTCGAGCCACGGTACGGCGATTTCAACGTGGCGGGCAGTCGCTTCGTGTGGCGCGATGGCATCTTCTCGGTGGCCGTCGGTGGCCGGTGGCAGCAGAGTGACACCGAGCGGGCCGTCTATCTGCACTCGATGGCGTCGACGAGCGAGATCGTCGTCTCGAACCGGGTGCTGCAGAACGAAACGCTGGCCGGCCTGGGCAATGGGGTATACGCGAGCGCCTTCCTCCACCTGGGATCGCGTGGTCCGAATACGCAGAGCACGAGCCACGCGTACGATCCGACCACTGGGGTGCTGTTCTACGCCGAGGTCAACCGCAATTCGATCGGTTGCTGGAACACGAACCGTCCCTTCACTCCGGACAACCATGGTATCGTACATCTGGACAACGAGGAGATGATCTATCCGGCGGATTTGAAG ATTGACACCGAGGGCACCCTGTGGGTCATTTCAAACCGCCTGCCGATCTGGATCTACTCCCGGTTAAACACAACCGATATAAACTATCGCATCTGGCGTCAGTCGGCATTCAAAGCGGCCGCCGGCACGATTTGTGAATAA